The stretch of DNA CCGTCAACGTACCCGGCAAGGTCCTCAGCCGGCCAGCCGATCTTCAGCAGGAGCTGCTTCAGCTGGCCCCGCTGCGAGGCGTGGACCACCACTGTCTCGCCGTCGATCCGCGGCCCCAGGAGTGGCTGGATCTTCTTGGCCCGGATAACTTCCTCCAGCACCGGGTAGTCGTCGGTGCGCATCACCAGGCCGTGCTGGGGATCCTTCTCCAGGCGCAGCCGCCCGTACCGCGACATGGTCTCCTCGATATCAATGAGGAGCGAATGCGGTACGGGAAAGCGTGAATACTTCAGCAGCGTATCCAGGACCCTCTCGGCGTCCAGCCCGGCGGCGCGGGCATTCCACAGCCCCAGCGGCGTGAGCCGGTAACTGTGCATGTGCTCGGGTGCCCGCTCCAGCTCCGCGAACGGCGCGATGGCATGCCGGGCCTCGGTGGCGAGCTCGTGATCCACTTCGAGCAGGATGGTTTTGTCACTCTGGACAATCAGGGGTCCGTCGTTCACGCAGGACAGTCCTTTACTGGTGCAGTTCCTCTGCAGCCTCGATATCGATGATCCGGTGGATGGACAGGACCCGTTCAGTGTCCTTTGCGGGGTCAAAGACACGGACGCGTCCGCCGCTTACTGACAGCGGAACAACGGTTTCCAAGGTGGCATTCCCCAAGCTGTCCACCACGTTCATGCTGATCCGTTGCTTGAGCCGGATGGCGCGCTGAAGCGCCTCCAGCCCCAGCTGGGTTGCCGCTTCCGCCTCATGCCCGGCCGCGCCGTGGCGTCCGGGTGAGCCGTCTTCCTGGCGCAGCACCGCAAGCTGGGCGTCAACATCGTCAGCGGCCGGTGCAAGGCGGGGCGCGGTATATACAGGACGTGGGCTCTCCTGCGGGACCTGTCCGCGCCGGAGCCGGACTGCGGAGTCCTCCACGCCATCCACTGACGGCGAGAGGCCGAGGCCGCGCAGGATCTGCACTGTTTCGCGAGGCGGCAAAGATGACGTCAGGACGGTGGGAGCGAGCCGGGCCAGGCCGAGCGCGGTTGCCCGCGGCCCGGAGAGGAGCTCCTGCAACGCTTCTTCGTCATCGCTCTGGATGAAGCTTGCGGCGGTCCCCACCCGAAGCTGCCCATGGCGGGTGGCGGTGTCCTGTATGAGGTACTCCAGCGGCTGCGGCACCGCGGTGGCGGAGTGGTCGCGCAGGAACTGCAGCAGGCCGAGGGCGTCATGTCCGGCGTCCAGTGCGCGCCGGACGGATGCCTCGGAGAACCGATAGATCGTGGCTGGTCCCTGGCCTTCGGCGTCGGCCATGGCCAGGAGCTTTTCAGCCAGGTCGGGGGCCAGGTAACCAGGTGCCACCGCTGTCAGGTCAGCCTGGAGCAGTACATGGTTCAGGGCAGCCGGCAGGTGCTGGCCCAGGAGTGTCATTGCCTCGTCGGGGTTGTCACCGGCGAAGGCGGCTCCCAGCTGGGTCAGGGCCCCGGAGCCCACCAGGCCGAGCATCTCGGCCTCGGCGAGGACGCCGCGGATCAAGGAGCTGAAGCGCCGGGCCATCCGGGGCTGCGCCCACTCGGCGCGCTGGAGGACCGCCGCGGCGTCCAGTACCGGAGCGGCGCCGTCGCTGGCAGCCGCTTCAGCGGTCAGCTCCAACAGTATTTCCAGGATGCGTTTGCGGACGACGGGGGCGTCAGGCCGCTGCGCTTCCGCAGAGAGCGGGACGATGGCCCCGCCGGCACCCGACCGGTGCGCAGCCGGAACTCCAGAGGTTCCGTTGGCAGGCTGGCCAACCAGCGACGGAACGCGTTCACTGGACAGCCAGGCATTGACCAGCCACTGCCATTGCTCCTGCCGGGGCAGCGCCAGCCACTCAAGCTGCGGTGGCTGCACCCAGGACGACGAGTCGACGTCCAGGCGGATCAGCCCGGCAAGGCCGCAGAGTTCCAGCAGGAGTCCCACCTGCGGCTGGCTGATCCGCAGCAGGTCACCGAGCCGCCGCGTCTCACGGACCCCGACGCCACCGCTTCGCAGCGTGGCCAGGGGCTGGCGCTGGACGGCGTGCAGCAGTTCACCCACCAGCCGGAGGGTGTCCGAAATGGCACTCAGGGCAGCATTCCGCCGGAGGGCCGCGGTGGTGGTGCCGAGCTCAGGCACCGGCGGCGTCAGGGTGAAGTCGTTGATGATGGCGCCGCCCCGCAGGGACAGCCCCACGCTGTGGGGCAGTTCCACGTGGGCGGCATCCAGTGGAACCAGCAGCCCCCGGGCCAGCAGCCAGTCGATGGGCCCGACGTCGGCGCCCTCGGTGACGACGGACGCCTTGCGTTGCGCCTGGGGGACGGCACCCATGGCCCAGTTCCGGAACCTGGCGAGCAACGCCGTCGTCCGCTCCGGGGCTTGGGCGATGATGTCCTGCACGGCTTCCGGCGAGGACGTCCAGTGCTGCAGGGCCAGTGCCGCTTCCATCGGGGTGGTGGCATCCTGGATCTCAACGCCGCTCCGGTGCAGTTCGGACACAAGCTGCACCGCCCGTTGGGCGAACGCCGGCTGGAGCCGGACAAGTTCCGTGTAGCTGCGGCCCAGTCCCGCGGGATAGATGCCCACTACGTCCTTGAGGCAGCCTACGGGGAGGTAGAAGTGCTGGCGGTTGCCGGCAGGGGTGCCGTGTGGTGGATCGGCCCGGTGCACCAGGGCAAGTTCCTGAAGGCGGTCCAGGATCCGTTCCAGGACGGGCACCGAGGAGCCTGAAATCAACTTGCGCAGCACAGGTGCGCTGGCGCTGTGCCCGGTATCAGTGTTGGTGCACAGGTGGAGGGTTTCCAGGACCTGCATCTGTGGCCTGTTGAGCCGCTCCAGGGCGCGCTGGACGCTGACCCGCGAGCTGGCCCGCGCCGCCAGGGCAGGAAAATCCGGCACGGCGGGGGAGAGCAGGTCCGGCCGCGCGGCGAACAGCTCCCGCAGCGAGTCGTCGCTGCGGGCCGCCAGGTCCTTGCTGAGCGCGCGAATGAGGGACATCAGTCCAACGTTACCGCTGGTCAGGTTTTCCTGCCCGGCGCCGCCCGGCAACGCTGTCGAGCACCAGGAAGAGCATCAGCACGAATGCCGCGGGCAGGCCGTACAGCGCCGTGTAGGTAACCCATGGGGGAGCAACTGACCCGGCAAAGGCAAAGGCCATGACCGCCGCCACAGCAGCGAGCGAGAGCACGGCAATGGCGGCGGCGGCGATCATGATGGGCCGCCGGTAGCGCAAGGGTGTCATGGACGTAACGCTACCGCCCCGCCGGCAGCGCGCGTGAACCCCGGTGTCCAGGGCGGCATGAAGCGGGATTAGGGCGCAGGGCAGGATAACCTTGAAGGATACAGACCAACACGGTACGTAGCTGCCATACCTTAAACCCGCACAACCAATGCGGATGCGGTGGCGGCCGGCCGTGTCTCACAACAGCAGAACGAAGAAGGTTGATTCAATGCCTACCGGCAAGGTCAAGTGGTATGACAAGGACAAAGGCTTCGGGTTCCTCGCGGGCGAGGACGGCCAGGAGGTCTTCCTGCCCAAATCGTCGCTGCCCGAGGGCGTAACGGAACTCAAGGCCGGCACCCGCGTGGAGTTCGGCGTGGCCGACGGCCGCAAGGGTGCCCAGGCCCTGGGCCTGCGCGTCCTCGACAAGACACCCTCCATCGCCAAGGCCAAACGGCCCAGCGCCCGCGACCTTGCGCCCCTGGTCCAGGACCTGGTGACCGTCCTCGACAATCTCTCGGGCACCCTGTCCAACGGCAAGTACCCGGACGGCAACAAGGGCAAGGCCATTGCCGCCGCCCTGCGTAAGGTTGCCGACGAGCTGGACGTTTAGGCAGCAATGAATCCGGAAGCTGAACAGCCCGACGCAGGAATGCAGGCCTCGGAACAGGAGACAGCCGTGGTGCCCCAGGCAGCTTCTTCCGGGCGCGCCACCGTCGCCCGGCCTGCCGCGGCCGTGAAGGCGGCTCCCCAACGCAAGGCCGGTGTCCCGGTGTGGCGGACAGGGAAGCCGGACGCATTCCTGGCCGCCGCCGTCGACGTAGCCAGGACCGCACTCGAGGGAATCACCTCCGCGCCGGACATCGGTCCACACCTGGCTGCCAAGAGCGAAGGTGACCGCCTGGTGACGCACCTCTTCGAATCCAGGCTGCCGGGCTACTCGGGCTGGCAGTGGTACGCCGTCCTCACCCGGAACTCCCGGTCCAAGGTGGTGACGGTCAACGAACTAGGCCTGCTGCCCTCGGAAGACTCGATCCTGGCCCCGGAATGGGTGCCGTGGGCTGAGCGGGTACGGCCCGAGGACGCCCGGGACGAGGAACGCGAGCAGGAGCGCACCGCCCCCGACACCCAGACTGCCGAAGAACCTGAAGCTCCGGTATCGGAACAGGAGCCGGAAGAAGCAGGGCCTGCCCAGCAGGGCGGGTCTTCGGACGCCGGCCGGGCAGATGACGGAGAAGGCCAGCCAGCCCCTGAGTAGGGCCGCGTGACCCAACCAACAGCAAACGGCGCCGTCCGGGGTAAACCCGGGCGGCGCCGTCGTCTGTTCAGTCGCCGGGTCCTTGCCGACGGCGGAGGCTACTTGCGCAGCTCGCCCACCACGTAGTCGATGCTGGCCAGCAGGGCCGAAACGTCCTCAGGGTCGATGGCAACGAAGGTGGCGATACGGAGCTGGTTGCGGCCCAGCTTGCGGTAGGGCTCCGTGTCAACGATGCCGTTGGCGCGCAGGACCTTGGCCACCGCGGCGGCATCCACAGAGTCATCAAAGTCGATGGTGGCAATGACGTTCGAGCGCTCGTCCGGGTTGATGACGAACGGCGTCGCGTAATCAGATGCCTCGGCCCAGGTGTAGATCCGGCCGGCGGAGTCGGCGGTGCGTCCCGCTGCGAAGTCCAGGCCGCCGTTGGAGTTCAGCCACTGCACCTGCGCGTCCAGCGTTACCAGCGTGGACAGCGACGGAGTGTTGTAGGTCTGGTTCAGCTTCGAGTTGTCGATGGCGGTCTGCAGGTCCAGGAAATCAGGAATCCAGCGGCCACTGGCTTTGATCCGTGCTGCGCGTTCCACCGCGGCGGGGGAGAAAAGGCCAAGCCACAGGCCGCCGTCGGAGGCGAAGTTCTTCTGCGGGGCGAAGTAGTAGACGTCGCTCTGGGCAACATCCACGTCCAGGCCGCCGGCGGCCGAGGTTGCATCAACCAGGACCAGTGCGCCCTCATCGGCATCCGCAACACGCTTCACCGGAGCGGAGACGCCGGTGGAGGTTTCGTTCTGCGGCCAGGCGTATACGTCGACGCCGGCCTCGGCCCGGGCCGCCGGGCGGGTGCCCGGTTCCGACTTGATGATGGAGGACGCATCCAGGAAAGGTGCCTTGTTGGTGGCGGCCGCGAACTTCGACCCGAACTCACCGAAGGACAGGTGCTGTGCCTTCTTCTCCACGAGGCCGAAGGAGGCAACATCCCAGAATGCGGTGGAACCGCCAACGCCGAGCACAACCTCGTAGCCCTCGGGCGCGCGGAAGAACTGGCTGAGGCCCTCGCGGACCGACCCCACGAGGTTCTTGACGGGGGCCTGCCGGTGGGACGTGCCCAGGATGGTCTTCGACGCCGCAGCGAGGGCATCGATCTGTTCCTGCCTGACCTTGGATGGCCCGGCTCCGAACCGTCCGTCCCGGGGCAGGAGGTCGGCGGGAATAGTGATGCTGGTTTCGCTCACGGGTGCTCCAATGTCGGCGGGGAGGTGGCTTTGCCGGTCGGGCGGGTAACGCCGCCCGGCAGTCGGCAGTGACTGCACTACAGGCCTTCCCCATTCTGCCTGAACAGGCGTAGGCGCGGGAGCCGGAGCCGTCAAAGTCCAACCATTGAGACACTGAAACATGGCGCAGGCAACTATTCGGACAAAGTCAAAATAGGCTAAGCTTGCCTCCGGACTATGTCGCGCCGCATGGCGGCGGACTGTGCAGGACAACGCGGAACAACGCAGGGTATTTGCGCTCGAGGAGCTGAGCTGGATGACGGATCTGATCGACACTACGGAGATGTACCTTCGGACCATCCTGGAGCTGGAGGAAGAAAACATTGTTGCCCTGAGGGCCCGTATTGCCGAGCGGTTGCGCCACTCGGGCCCCACCGTGTCCCAGACCATCGGCCGGATGGAGCGTGACGGCCTGGTAGTGGTGTCCGGCGACCGCCACCTGGAGCTCACCGAGGTGGGCCGCAAGCGTGCCACGGAGGTGATGCGCAAGCATCGCCTTGCCGAACGGCTCTTGGCCGACGTCATCGGCCTGGACTGGGCCTACGTCCACGACGAAGCGTGCCGCTGGGAGCATGTGATGAGCGAACGCGTTGAGCGCCGGATCTACGAACTGCTCGACCACCCCACCGAATCGCCCTACGGAAACCCGATTCCCGGACTGGCCGCCCTGGGCGGGCACCCGGAGCAGTCGTTGGCCGACGGCGCAGTCAGCCTCCTCGAGGCCATGAAGACCTATGGACTCGCCTCTGCCGTGACCATCAGCCGGTTGGCCGAACCCATCCAGGTGGAACCCGAACTCCTGTCACAGCTCGACGAGGGCGGCATCCGCCCCGGAGCGGCGGTTTCGCTGGAGCGGGTGGGGGACTACATTTCGGTCCGTGTTCCGGGCATCGAAGGCGCCCTGGAACTGCCTCCGGAAGTGGCGGCCCACGTATTCGTCGCCGTCAGCTGACACCGTAAAGGCCCCGCTTCTACCCCGTGGGAGCTGGATCACGCAAAAATAACGGAATTGTTACTAAGGGACTTAAGCCCCTATAGTTGAACGAAAGCGTTGATACTTAAGCGTTACCTGATCTGGAGCCGAGCTCTGCCAGCGGATCGGGAGCATCAAGTCATAACTGGCAGAGGCGGGGGAACCACAACTGGCAGCGGGGGACTGCCTTGGGGTGAAGTCCGTCAGCAGCAAGCCTCTTCCAGTGAAGGAACCTTCCGGGAAATTCTCTGTGCCGCAGCTTGCTTACGGCGGACCGGGTCTGTGCACTCTCTGACCCGAATCCGACAGCTAACTTCGCAGGCTATCCAGAGAGGAACCCTTCTTGACCATGCAGACCCCCCGGGGCCGCCGCCGCGCGGCGGGCCCCGCTGCGACGCCGCGTGCTGTCGAAGCCATCCAGGCTGCTGAGGCTCCGCGACCCCGCGATCTCCACCGTGATGCGCGCCGCCGTCGGGGTCCATTCCGCCAGATAACGGAATTCGCCTCGGCCAGCGGCATCGGCCAAAAGGCCGGCATCGCCCTTGCCGCCACCGGCCTGGTGCTCACCGTGACCGTCCCCGTTACCAGTCCCGTCATGGCGACTGACGCCAGCGGAACCGGTGCAGTTGCCGCCTCGTCGGTGACGCCGCAGCCCGCTATTTCGGCGGAAGCAGGCGCCCAGATCGACTTCAGCCGCTCCGCCGTCGTGACCCAGGCGGACCCTGACGGCAAGCTCAAGCAGCTGCTCAGCGCCCAGTCCGCAGGATCGGTCTCCCGCGCTGCATCCGCCGGTACCCTGGGGGCCCCGCTGGCCACCATGGCCACCGCATCGCCGTTCGGCTACCGTGTCAGCCCCATCACCGGCGGCACCGGCGACTTCCACCGCGGGCAGGACTACGTTGCCCAGTGCGGTACCTCCGTGATGGCTGCCGCCACCGGAACCGTGACCTTTGTGGGCTGGCACCAGTACGGCGGCGGCAACAGGGTGGTGGTGGACCACGGCAACGGCCTGGAGACCACCTACAACCACCTGTCGTCGTTCAACGTGACCGAGGGCCAAACCGTCTCCCGGGGCGATGTCATAGCCCTTAGCGGGACCACGGGCGCCTCCACGGGATGCCACCTCCACTTTGAAGTGCAGGTCAACGGCGAGGTCGTTGACCCCACCGGTTGGCTCTAGTCAAATGATGGTGGACTCTCGAATGGCCGTGACCCGCCGTGACCTGAATGTGACATTCAAACAAAACTGCTGTACCGTCTAACTCGCGTCAACTTTTCCGAAGTTGACGCTCTTGAGTGGATTGCCTAACTCTGCCACCGCTCAAGGTCCGTTCGCATTTCATCGTCTGGCAGGGGCGGGGGAACCAATTTTGGCCTTCATGTTTCGAAGGCCTTGGGGTTAAGTCACGAAAGCTTCCTTGGAAGCCGTGTGGCCGGGTGACTCCCATCCGAATCCGACAGCTCACCTCGCAGGCATTGGGAGAGGCTACCTTCGTGTCTTCACGCCATAATGCTGCGCGCCACCGTGCGCAAACGGTTCGTACCAACCCTTTGGGCGCCGTGTCCAAGGCTGTTAGTGCCAATGCCGGGACAGTGGGTCGCCAGGCTGCAGTAGTTGCAGCTGCTTCCGGCCTCGTCCTTGGTATGGGCCTTCCCGCCGTCGCGGACACCACCGCCGGCGTCTCGGCATCCACCGAGTCGGGTTCGGCCCAGACCGCCCTCGCCGTCACCGCGGCACCGACCGCCACCGTTTCCTTCGAGCGCCCGGTGGTCAAGACCACCGCCGCTCCGAAGCCGGAGCCGGTACGCACGCAGTCCACCGCGTCAGCAGCACGGGATGCCGGCAACGCCGTCACCGCTGCGGCCGGCTCGACCGAAGCTGCCTCCGAGAAGCTGGCGGAAACTGTTTCCTCCGCCGCCACCTCGGGTATTGCAGCTATTGCGTACACCGGCATCGGCCACCCGTACGTGTGGGGCGGCACCAGCCCCAACGGCTGGGACTGCTCAGGATTCACCCAGTGGGTTTACGCCCAGGCCGGCATCAGCATCCCGCGCGTCAATGCCTGGAACGCCATGAAGCCCACCTCCACCCCTCAGCCTGGCGACCTCGTCATGCAGAACGGCGGAGCGCACGTTGGCATCTACGTCGGCAACGGCATGATGATCAGCGCGCTCAACCCCTCCCAGGGCACCCTTCTTCACGCGGTTGCCGCTACCGGAAGCTCCTCGTTCTACACCATGAACTAGTTCCCGGGGCCCCAGGCCCCAGGAACTTTTTCTTTGCCCCCGTTTTTCGCTAAATCACACATCCCCGTTCGGGACGCGCCGACGTACCCCCAAGATGCCGGCGCGTCCAAACCCCCGTGTTGCCTACAGGCCCGGGGACAACGAAAGAGAGAACTGATGACGACTCGTGCTACCGCACGGCATCGCGCCGAAGTCACCAAGACCAACTCCATCGCCATCATCGCCAAGGCTGTCGGCGGCAACGCCGGCGGCGTTGGGCGCCAGGCAGCGGTTATTGCCGCAGCCTCGGGCCTGGTCCTGACCAGCGGCATCGCCGCAAATGCAGCTGACACCAACGTCCAGCGCGACTCCGCTCCCGCA from Pseudarthrobacter chlorophenolicus A6 encodes:
- the serC gene encoding phosphoserine transaminase — protein: MSETSITIPADLLPRDGRFGAGPSKVRQEQIDALAAASKTILGTSHRQAPVKNLVGSVREGLSQFFRAPEGYEVVLGVGGSTAFWDVASFGLVEKKAQHLSFGEFGSKFAAATNKAPFLDASSIIKSEPGTRPAARAEAGVDVYAWPQNETSTGVSAPVKRVADADEGALVLVDATSAAGGLDVDVAQSDVYYFAPQKNFASDGGLWLGLFSPAAVERAARIKASGRWIPDFLDLQTAIDNSKLNQTYNTPSLSTLVTLDAQVQWLNSNGGLDFAAGRTADSAGRIYTWAEASDYATPFVINPDERSNVIATIDFDDSVDAAAVAKVLRANGIVDTEPYRKLGRNQLRIATFVAIDPEDVSALLASIDYVVGELRK
- a CDS encoding M23 family metallopeptidase, which translates into the protein MQTPRGRRRAAGPAATPRAVEAIQAAEAPRPRDLHRDARRRRGPFRQITEFASASGIGQKAGIALAATGLVLTVTVPVTSPVMATDASGTGAVAASSVTPQPAISAEAGAQIDFSRSAVVTQADPDGKLKQLLSAQSAGSVSRAASAGTLGAPLATMATASPFGYRVSPITGGTGDFHRGQDYVAQCGTSVMAAATGTVTFVGWHQYGGGNRVVVDHGNGLETTYNHLSSFNVTEGQTVSRGDVIALSGTTGASTGCHLHFEVQVNGEVVDPTGWL
- a CDS encoding helicase-associated domain-containing protein is translated as MSLIRALSKDLAARSDDSLRELFAARPDLLSPAVPDFPALAARASSRVSVQRALERLNRPQMQVLETLHLCTNTDTGHSASAPVLRKLISGSSVPVLERILDRLQELALVHRADPPHGTPAGNRQHFYLPVGCLKDVVGIYPAGLGRSYTELVRLQPAFAQRAVQLVSELHRSGVEIQDATTPMEAALALQHWTSSPEAVQDIIAQAPERTTALLARFRNWAMGAVPQAQRKASVVTEGADVGPIDWLLARGLLVPLDAAHVELPHSVGLSLRGGAIINDFTLTPPVPELGTTTAALRRNAALSAISDTLRLVGELLHAVQRQPLATLRSGGVGVRETRRLGDLLRISQPQVGLLLELCGLAGLIRLDVDSSSWVQPPQLEWLALPRQEQWQWLVNAWLSSERVPSLVGQPANGTSGVPAAHRSGAGGAIVPLSAEAQRPDAPVVRKRILEILLELTAEAAASDGAAPVLDAAAVLQRAEWAQPRMARRFSSLIRGVLAEAEMLGLVGSGALTQLGAAFAGDNPDEAMTLLGQHLPAALNHVLLQADLTAVAPGYLAPDLAEKLLAMADAEGQGPATIYRFSEASVRRALDAGHDALGLLQFLRDHSATAVPQPLEYLIQDTATRHGQLRVGTAASFIQSDDEEALQELLSGPRATALGLARLAPTVLTSSLPPRETVQILRGLGLSPSVDGVEDSAVRLRRGQVPQESPRPVYTAPRLAPAADDVDAQLAVLRQEDGSPGRHGAAGHEAEAATQLGLEALQRAIRLKQRISMNVVDSLGNATLETVVPLSVSGGRVRVFDPAKDTERVLSIHRIIDIEAAEELHQ
- a CDS encoding DUF3027 domain-containing protein encodes the protein MNPEAEQPDAGMQASEQETAVVPQAASSGRATVARPAAAVKAAPQRKAGVPVWRTGKPDAFLAAAVDVARTALEGITSAPDIGPHLAAKSEGDRLVTHLFESRLPGYSGWQWYAVLTRNSRSKVVTVNELGLLPSEDSILAPEWVPWAERVRPEDARDEEREQERTAPDTQTAEEPEAPVSEQEPEEAGPAQQGGSSDAGRADDGEGQPAPE
- a CDS encoding C40 family peptidase, with translation MSKAVSANAGTVGRQAAVVAAASGLVLGMGLPAVADTTAGVSASTESGSAQTALAVTAAPTATVSFERPVVKTTAAPKPEPVRTQSTASAARDAGNAVTAAAGSTEAASEKLAETVSSAATSGIAAIAYTGIGHPYVWGGTSPNGWDCSGFTQWVYAQAGISIPRVNAWNAMKPTSTPQPGDLVMQNGGAHVGIYVGNGMMISALNPSQGTLLHAVAATGSSSFYTMN
- a CDS encoding cold-shock protein: MPTGKVKWYDKDKGFGFLAGEDGQEVFLPKSSLPEGVTELKAGTRVEFGVADGRKGAQALGLRVLDKTPSIAKAKRPSARDLAPLVQDLVTVLDNLSGTLSNGKYPDGNKGKAIAAALRKVADELDV
- a CDS encoding metal-dependent transcriptional regulator, whose translation is MTDLIDTTEMYLRTILELEEENIVALRARIAERLRHSGPTVSQTIGRMERDGLVVVSGDRHLELTEVGRKRATEVMRKHRLAERLLADVIGLDWAYVHDEACRWEHVMSERVERRIYELLDHPTESPYGNPIPGLAALGGHPEQSLADGAVSLLEAMKTYGLASAVTISRLAEPIQVEPELLSQLDEGGIRPGAAVSLERVGDYISVRVPGIEGALELPPEVAAHVFVAVS